In Lineus longissimus chromosome 7, tnLinLong1.2, whole genome shotgun sequence, a genomic segment contains:
- the LOC135491592 gene encoding uncharacterized protein LOC135491592, with product MFLRVEMDPASRKYHRFLWRDMDDTKPIDVYEYNRLVFGNTASPYLSQKVLRTHAWRNVDEYPRGAEAVLRSMYVDDLSDSEDNTARAIALRKEVTELLGTAGFGIQKWISNNIAVLADVPEDERATAVSIDDNELPSVKTLGLMWDAEANQYVFIVKVPTMTTMTKRTVFSASASLFDPVNFLAPYTVRARMLMQETWTAGLQWDDPLPKILTQKWQHWFDEMTLLSHIKVDRRLLLKTDSKIVDKAIHTFVDASQDAYAAAVYLRTQYEDGDLSVNLVTSKARVAPLKAMSIPRLHC from the coding sequence ATGTTCCTGAGGGTAGAAATGGACCCAGCAAGCAGAAAATATCATAGATTTCTGTGGAGAGACATGGACGACACAAAACCGATCGACGTTTACGAATACAACAGACTTGTTTTTGGAAACACAGCCTCGCCATATCTCTCTCAGAAGGTTCTGAGGACCCATGCATGGCGAAATGTGGACGAATACCCACGTGGTGCAGAAGCAGTGCTCCGCTCGATGTATGTTGACGACCTATCTGACAGTGAAGACAATACAGCAAGAGCCATCGCCCTAAGAAAGGAAGTGACAGAGCTCCTAGGGACCGCAGGATTCGGCATCCAAAAATGGATCTCCAACAACATAGCAGTCCTGGCGGATGTTCCCGAAGACGAGAGGGCAACAGCGGTGAGTATTGACGACAACGAACTACCATCGGTAAAAACCCTTGGACTCATGTGGGACGCCGAAGCCAACCAATACGTGTTTATAGTAAAAGTTCCGACCATGACAACTATGACCAAACGGACAGTATTCAGCGCTTCGGCATCCCTATTTGACCCAGTCAATTTCTTAGCACCATACACAGTCCGAGCAAGGATGCTCATGCAGGAGACCTGGACCGCGGGACTGCAATGGGACGACCCTTTGCCGAAGATACTGACCCAGAAATGGCAACACTGGTTCGATGAGATGACATTGCTTTCTCACATCAAAGTTGACCGGCGCTTGCTTCTAAAAACAGATTCAAAAATAGTAGACAAAGCTATACATACATTCGTTGACGCATCACAGGATGCATATGCTGCTGCCGTCTACCTCAGGACGCAGTATGAGGACGGTGACCTTAGCGTTAACCTAGTGACCTCAAAGGCACGCGTGGCTCCTCTCAAAGCCATGTCAATACCGAGACTTCATTGTTAG